The Papaver somniferum cultivar HN1 chromosome 3, ASM357369v1, whole genome shotgun sequence genome includes a region encoding these proteins:
- the LOC113355672 gene encoding boron transporter 4-like isoform X1, which translates to MFNLFKEPFKGIKDDIAGRKLCYKDDWTHGLKAGFRILAPTAYIFFASALPVIAFGEQLSRETDGSLSTVETLASTAICGIIHSILGGQPMLVLGVAEPTIIMYTYLYNFAKQREDLGSKLFVAWAGWVCIWTALMLFLLAIFNACTIITRFTRIAGELFGMLITVLFIQEAIKGMVSEFGIPKSENPNDERYQFQWLYTNGLLGLIFTFGLLFTALKSRRARAWRYGTGFLRSFIADYGVPFMVLVWTAMSFTIPKEVPTGVPRRLFTPLPWEPASLYHWTVIKDMGKVPPMYIFAAIMPAVMVAALYFFDHSVASQMAQQKEFNLKKPSAYHYDMLLLGFMVLICGLLGIPPSNGVLPQSPMHTKSLAVLKRQLIRKKMVRSAKESISQHATGSEIYDKMQEVFIEMDKSPITTPDVNDLKGLKEAVLKIDDGDKNTFDPEKHIDQHLPVRVNEQRLSNLLQSVLVGCAVFAMPVIKLIPTSVLWGYFAYMAIDSLPGNQFWERMLLLFITPGRRYKILEGVHASFVETVPFKHMARFTILQFVYLLICFGVTWIPIAGILFPLPFFLLISIREHLLPKLFQPHHLYELDAAEYEEIVGAPIRNRSLSYKEVDTSGEESGPEFCDAELLDEFTTSRGELKHRAVSFKEKEDRHLLVHPDSTGNE; encoded by the exons GGTTGAAAGCTGGATTTAG GATATTGGCTCCTACAGCCTATATATTCTTTGCATCTGCACTTCCTGTGATTGCATTTGGAGAGCAATTGAGTAGAGAAACAG ATGGAAGCTTGAGCACAGTGGAGACTCTAGCTTCAACTGCTATTTGTGGTATAATACATTCAATACTTGGTGGACAACCTATGCTAGTTCTTGGAGTTGCAGAGCCCACCATTATTATGTATACTTATCTCTACAATTTCGCTAAACAAAGAGAAGATTTAGGGTCGAAACTGTTTGTGGCTTGGGCTGGATG GGTCTGTATCTGGACAGCCCTGATGCTGTTTCTCCTTGCAATATTCAATGCTTGTACTATTATCACTAGATTTACAAGGATTGCTGGGGAACTTTTCGGCATGTTGATCACTGTTCTTTTCATCCAAGAGGCCATTAAG GGAATGGTTAGTGAATTTGGAATTCCAAAGTCTGAAAATCCAAACGATGAAAGATATCAATTTCAGTGGCTATATACGAATGGACTGCTGGGACTAATTTTCACCTTTGGACTTCTCTTTACTGCTTTAAAGAGCAGAAGGGCCAGGGCTTGGCGTTATGGAACAG GATTCCTCAGAAGCTTTATTGCAGACTATGGGGTTCCTTTCATGGTTTTGGTGTGGACAGCGATGTCATTCACTATTCCAAAGGAAGTTCCAACTGGAGTTCCCCGTAGGCTTTTTACTCCTCTTCCATGGGAACCTGCATCGCTGTATCATTGGACAGTAATCAAG GATATGGGAAAAGTCCCACCCATGTACATTTTTGCTGCCATTATGCCAGCTGTGATGGTAGCTGCTCTATACTTTTTTGACCACAGTGTTGCATCTCAAATGGCACAGCAGAAGGAATTCAATCTTAAAAAACCATCTGCTTACCACTATGACATGTTATTGCTTGGTTTCATG GTTCTGATATGCGGATTGCTTGGCATTCCTCCTTCAAATGGGGTGCTTCCACAGTCTCCTATGCACACCAAGAGCCTTGCGGTTCTTAAAAGACAG TTGATTCGGAAGAAGATGGTGAGGAGTGCTAAAGAAAGCATAAGTCAGCATGCAACTGGTTCTGAGATTTATGATAAGATGCAAGAAGTGTTCATTGAAATGGACAAATCCCCAATA ACAACTCCAGATGTTAATGACTTGAAAGGCCTGAAGGAGGCTGTGTTGAAAATTGATGATGGAGACAAGAATACATTTGATCCAGAAAAGCACATCGATCAACACTTGCCCGTGCGGGTTAATGAGCAGAGATTGAGCAATCTATTACAATCTGTCCTTGTCGGCTGTGCTGTATTTGCGATGCCTGTCATTAAGTTGATACCAACATCAGTACTCTGGGGATACTTCGCCTACATGGCAATTGACAGTCTTCCTGGGAATCAATTCTGGGAAAGAATGTTGCTGCTCTTCATCACTCCTGGTCGGCGGTACAA GATTTTAGAAGGGGTTCATGCTTCCTTTGTTGAGACAGTGCCGTTTAAACACATGGCCAGGTTTACCATCCTCCAATTCGTATATCTTTTGATATGCTTTGGTGTAACATGGATTCCAATAGCTGGAATACTGTTTCCTTTGCCATTCTTCCTACTAATAAGCATAAGAGAGCATCTACTCCCAAAGTTGTTTCAGCCGCACCATCTATATGAATTAGATGCAGCTGAATACGAGGAAATTGTTGGTGCACCAATTAGAAATCGCAGTCTCTCGTATAAG GAGGTGGACACATCTGGAGAGGAAAGTGGCCCAGAATTCTGTGATGCTGAGTTACTGGATGAGTTCACTACTAGTAGAGGAGAGTTGAAACATAGAGCTGTATCattcaaagaaaaagaagatcgACATTTACTG GTCCACCCAGACAGTACTGGAAATGAGTGA
- the LOC113355672 gene encoding boron transporter 4-like isoform X2: MFNLFKEPFKGIKDDIAGRKLCYKDDWTHGLKAGFRILAPTAYIFFASALPVIAFGEQLSRETDGSLSTVETLASTAICGIIHSILGGQPMLVLGVAEPTIIMYTYLYNFAKQREDLGSKLFVAWAGWVCIWTALMLFLLAIFNACTIITRFTRIAGELFGMLITVLFIQEAIKGMVSEFGIPKSENPNDERYQFQWLYTNGLLGLIFTFGLLFTALKSRRARAWRYGTGFLRSFIADYGVPFMVLVWTAMSFTIPKEVPTGVPRRLFTPLPWEPASLYHWTVIKDMGKVPPMYIFAAIMPAVMVAALYFFDHSVASQMAQQKEFNLKKPSAYHYDMLLLGFMVLICGLLGIPPSNGVLPQSPMHTKSLAVLKRQLIRKKMVRSAKESISQHATGSEIYDKMQEVFIEMDKSPITTPDVNDLKGLKEAVLKIDDGDKNTFDPEKHIDQHLPVRVNEQRLSNLLQSVLVGCAVFAMPVIKLIPTSVLWGYFAYMAIDSLPGNQFWERMLLLFITPGRRYKILEGVHASFVETVPFKHMARFTILQFVYLLICFGVTWIPIAGILFPLPFFLLISIREHLLPKLFQPHHLYELDAAEYEEIVGAPIRNRSLSYKEVDTSGEESGPEFCDAELLDEFTTSRGELKHRAVSFKEKEDRHLLVK, translated from the exons GGTTGAAAGCTGGATTTAG GATATTGGCTCCTACAGCCTATATATTCTTTGCATCTGCACTTCCTGTGATTGCATTTGGAGAGCAATTGAGTAGAGAAACAG ATGGAAGCTTGAGCACAGTGGAGACTCTAGCTTCAACTGCTATTTGTGGTATAATACATTCAATACTTGGTGGACAACCTATGCTAGTTCTTGGAGTTGCAGAGCCCACCATTATTATGTATACTTATCTCTACAATTTCGCTAAACAAAGAGAAGATTTAGGGTCGAAACTGTTTGTGGCTTGGGCTGGATG GGTCTGTATCTGGACAGCCCTGATGCTGTTTCTCCTTGCAATATTCAATGCTTGTACTATTATCACTAGATTTACAAGGATTGCTGGGGAACTTTTCGGCATGTTGATCACTGTTCTTTTCATCCAAGAGGCCATTAAG GGAATGGTTAGTGAATTTGGAATTCCAAAGTCTGAAAATCCAAACGATGAAAGATATCAATTTCAGTGGCTATATACGAATGGACTGCTGGGACTAATTTTCACCTTTGGACTTCTCTTTACTGCTTTAAAGAGCAGAAGGGCCAGGGCTTGGCGTTATGGAACAG GATTCCTCAGAAGCTTTATTGCAGACTATGGGGTTCCTTTCATGGTTTTGGTGTGGACAGCGATGTCATTCACTATTCCAAAGGAAGTTCCAACTGGAGTTCCCCGTAGGCTTTTTACTCCTCTTCCATGGGAACCTGCATCGCTGTATCATTGGACAGTAATCAAG GATATGGGAAAAGTCCCACCCATGTACATTTTTGCTGCCATTATGCCAGCTGTGATGGTAGCTGCTCTATACTTTTTTGACCACAGTGTTGCATCTCAAATGGCACAGCAGAAGGAATTCAATCTTAAAAAACCATCTGCTTACCACTATGACATGTTATTGCTTGGTTTCATG GTTCTGATATGCGGATTGCTTGGCATTCCTCCTTCAAATGGGGTGCTTCCACAGTCTCCTATGCACACCAAGAGCCTTGCGGTTCTTAAAAGACAG TTGATTCGGAAGAAGATGGTGAGGAGTGCTAAAGAAAGCATAAGTCAGCATGCAACTGGTTCTGAGATTTATGATAAGATGCAAGAAGTGTTCATTGAAATGGACAAATCCCCAATA ACAACTCCAGATGTTAATGACTTGAAAGGCCTGAAGGAGGCTGTGTTGAAAATTGATGATGGAGACAAGAATACATTTGATCCAGAAAAGCACATCGATCAACACTTGCCCGTGCGGGTTAATGAGCAGAGATTGAGCAATCTATTACAATCTGTCCTTGTCGGCTGTGCTGTATTTGCGATGCCTGTCATTAAGTTGATACCAACATCAGTACTCTGGGGATACTTCGCCTACATGGCAATTGACAGTCTTCCTGGGAATCAATTCTGGGAAAGAATGTTGCTGCTCTTCATCACTCCTGGTCGGCGGTACAA GATTTTAGAAGGGGTTCATGCTTCCTTTGTTGAGACAGTGCCGTTTAAACACATGGCCAGGTTTACCATCCTCCAATTCGTATATCTTTTGATATGCTTTGGTGTAACATGGATTCCAATAGCTGGAATACTGTTTCCTTTGCCATTCTTCCTACTAATAAGCATAAGAGAGCATCTACTCCCAAAGTTGTTTCAGCCGCACCATCTATATGAATTAGATGCAGCTGAATACGAGGAAATTGTTGGTGCACCAATTAGAAATCGCAGTCTCTCGTATAAG GAGGTGGACACATCTGGAGAGGAAAGTGGCCCAGAATTCTGTGATGCTGAGTTACTGGATGAGTTCACTACTAGTAGAGGAGAGTTGAAACATAGAGCTGTATCattcaaagaaaaagaagatcgACATTTACTGGTAAAATAG
- the LOC113359210 gene encoding ranBP-type and C3HC4-type zinc finger-containing protein 1-like, translating to MAAELGKRSTNTTSGSSSTSDCVDSDVLGDFNLALLSEDHGGNEMNIPISDAQFAENLWIQEALMASFHKLKQTQIIRSEVQAILQGDPDGSVLGAQSLGLGVDTTTSTAAAISKRIKQEAIVKVKLEKLESAETICGSCKEMKTMGEMFIRYGTATTSTCTHRFCFECLRKHIVARIQENEIVIRCPGFECGEILESGLWQGLIPKEVFDRWGEAVSGSFFAGSVVIYCPFGDCNGMLVNDGGGDAIRETECMHCRRLFCAQCKVPWHSDTNCGDFQKLVGENGAGDI from the exons ATGGCTGCTGAGCTTGGAAAACGATCAACGAATACGACTTCTGGTAGTAGTTCTACTTCCGATTGTGTTGATTCTGATGTTCTCGGCGATTTTAACTTGGCCTTACTTTCTGAAGATCATGGAGGAAACGAGATGAACATCCCAATCTCAGATGCTCAGTTTGCAGAAAACTTATGGATTCAAGAAGCTCTTATGGCTTCATTTCATAAGTTGAAACAAACTCAGATTATTAGGTCAGAA GTGCAGGCAATATTGCAAGGGGACCCTGATGGTAGTGTTCTGGGTGCGCAGAGTCTGGGCTTGGGAGTCGACACCACCACTTCAACTGCTGCTGCTATTAGCAAGAGAATCAAACAAGAGGCAATTGTAAAAGTGAAATTGGAAAAATTGGAATCAGCTGAAACTATTTGTGGAAGTTGTAAAGAAATGAAAACAATGGGGGAGATGTTTATCAGATATGGTACTGCTACTACCAGTACCTGCACACATAGGTTTTGTTTCGAATGCTTAAGGAAACACATTGTGGCTAGGATTCAAGAGAATGAGATTGTTATCAGGTGTCCGGGATTTGAATGTGGAGAGATATTAGAATCTGGATTATGGCAAGGTTTGATCCCAAAAGAAGTTTTTGATCGATGGGGCGAGGCTGTTTCAGGGTCTTTTTTTGCTGGATCAGTTGTCATTTACTGCCCTTTTGGTGATTGTAATGGGATGTTAGTTAATGATGGTGGAGGGGATGCAATTAGGGAGACTGAATGTATGCATTGTCGAAGATTGTTTTGTGCTCAGTGTAAAGTTCCATGGCattctgataccaactgtggcgACTTTCAAAAGCTGGTTGGAGAAAATGGAGCTGGAGATATTTAA